One genomic window of Actinoplanes lobatus includes the following:
- a CDS encoding RNA-guided endonuclease InsQ/TnpB family protein — translation MGAQAAQHVIKKVCDAYTTLQANLTAGRYGRPGSRRRRRVEAGPVVFRWDAAQPYDARMLSWQHDARTVSIWTTTGRLKDVAFTGSPAQLKAVATLPVGECDLLHRDGMWFLYASVEVPEPQLIEPAGFLGVDMGIVNIAYDSDGTRHAGAELNGYRRRQARLRQRLQAKNSQSAKRLLHRRRRKEARHAADINHVIAKTIVTEAARTGRGIAVEQLTGIRDRVRLRKPQRVTLSSWSFGQLGAFLAYKARRAGVPLVEVDPRYTSQTCHRCGHRDKRNRPNQETFTCRSCGVVAHADHNAALNIARRGAESWGAVSRPHVA, via the coding sequence TTGGGTGCGCAGGCCGCGCAGCATGTGATCAAGAAGGTCTGCGACGCGTACACGACGTTGCAGGCCAACCTGACAGCCGGCCGTTACGGCAGACCCGGCAGCAGGCGCCGCCGCAGAGTCGAGGCCGGCCCGGTCGTGTTTCGCTGGGATGCGGCACAGCCGTACGATGCGCGGATGCTGTCCTGGCAGCACGACGCCCGGACCGTGTCGATCTGGACCACAACCGGGCGGCTCAAGGATGTCGCGTTCACCGGCTCGCCGGCCCAGCTCAAGGCGGTCGCGACCCTACCGGTCGGTGAATGCGATCTGCTGCACCGTGACGGCATGTGGTTCCTGTACGCCAGCGTGGAGGTGCCCGAGCCGCAGCTGATCGAGCCGGCCGGGTTCCTCGGTGTTGATATGGGCATCGTCAACATCGCCTACGACTCCGACGGCACCCGGCACGCCGGGGCCGAACTCAACGGCTATCGCCGCCGGCAGGCCCGGCTGCGTCAGCGGTTGCAGGCGAAGAACAGCCAGTCCGCGAAACGGCTGCTGCACCGCCGCCGTCGTAAGGAGGCGCGGCACGCCGCGGACATCAATCATGTGATCGCCAAGACCATCGTGACCGAGGCTGCACGCACCGGCCGCGGTATCGCCGTCGAACAGTTGACGGGGATCCGTGACCGGGTCCGGCTGAGAAAGCCCCAACGGGTCACCCTCTCCTCATGGTCATTCGGGCAGCTCGGCGCGTTTCTGGCGTACAAGGCCCGCCGAGCCGGTGTACCGCTCGTCGAAGTCGACCCCCGGTACACCTCGCAAACCTGTCATCGGTGCGGTCACCGCGACAAACGCAACCGTCCGAACCAGGAAACCTTCACCTGTCGGTCGTGCGGGGTCGTTGCCCACGCCGACCACAACGCGGCCCTCAACATCGCCCGGCGCGGTGCCGAGAGCTGGGGCGCAGTCAGCCGCCCACACGTGGCCTGA